From the genome of Phytohabitans rumicis, one region includes:
- a CDS encoding alcohol dehydrogenase catalytic domain-containing protein, with the protein MRAVAFSDHGAAPAVTDLPVPEPGPGEVLVRVRAASVNGFDLGVLGGYLKGVYEHDFPVVLGKDFAGVVAAVGAGVSTVDVGAEVYGVVMRPTLGQGGFAEYLVVGEGYGLTRIPPGLDSVRAAALGLAGTAARDAVDALEVGPGDTVLVSGATGGVGAYAVQLAVARGADVIATGRPGPEAAFVAALGAAWAVDHTDLVTQVRAIAPDGVPAALHLAGDGAAVAGLVVQGGRFASTLNFTPESADIKAIAVMADPSAITLDGLAADVVAGRLRVPVATTYPLAEAPRAIADFTGGTLGKLVVRVSP; encoded by the coding sequence ATGCGTGCAGTGGCATTCTCCGACCATGGCGCGGCGCCCGCCGTCACCGACCTGCCGGTGCCCGAGCCGGGCCCCGGCGAGGTTCTCGTCCGGGTACGCGCCGCGTCCGTCAACGGCTTCGACCTCGGCGTGCTCGGCGGCTACCTCAAAGGCGTGTACGAGCACGACTTCCCGGTCGTGCTCGGCAAGGACTTCGCCGGCGTGGTCGCCGCCGTCGGCGCCGGCGTGTCCACAGTAGACGTCGGCGCCGAGGTGTACGGCGTGGTGATGCGCCCGACCCTCGGGCAGGGCGGCTTCGCCGAGTACCTGGTCGTGGGGGAGGGGTACGGCCTGACCCGGATCCCGCCGGGCCTCGACAGCGTCCGGGCCGCCGCGCTGGGCCTGGCCGGCACCGCCGCGCGCGACGCCGTCGACGCGCTGGAGGTCGGCCCCGGCGACACCGTCCTCGTTTCGGGCGCGACCGGCGGCGTCGGCGCGTACGCGGTGCAACTGGCGGTGGCGCGCGGCGCGGACGTCATCGCCACCGGCCGGCCGGGGCCGGAGGCCGCGTTCGTGGCCGCGCTCGGCGCGGCCTGGGCCGTGGACCACACCGACCTCGTGACCCAGGTACGCGCGATCGCGCCGGACGGCGTGCCGGCCGCCCTGCACCTGGCCGGCGACGGCGCGGCGGTGGCCGGCCTGGTCGTCCAGGGTGGACGGTTCGCCAGCACATTGAACTTCACCCCGGAAAGCGCGGACATCAAAGCCATCGCGGTGATGGCCGACCCCTCGGCCATCACTTTGGACGGTCTCGCCGCCGATGTCGTCGCCGGACGGCTGCGGGTGCCGGTCGCCACGACGTACCCGCTCGCCGAGGCGCCACGGGCGATCGCCGATTTCACCGGCGGGACGCTCGGCAAGCTCGTCGTCAGGGTGAGCCCTTAG
- a CDS encoding winged helix-turn-helix transcriptional regulator — protein MTRVTHTDVREPTCELREILDRVGDKWSMLVLHLLAAGPRRYSELHRAIDGISPRMLTLTLRSLERDGLVSRSVTPTSPPRVDYTLTAVGETLQPPVHALIEWAQVHRDYVSKSREHYDIAERGGQAL, from the coding sequence TTGACCCGCGTAACGCACACCGATGTGCGCGAGCCGACCTGCGAGCTGCGCGAGATCCTCGACCGGGTCGGCGACAAATGGAGCATGCTGGTGCTGCACCTGCTCGCCGCCGGGCCGCGGCGGTACTCGGAGCTGCACCGGGCGATCGACGGCATCTCGCCGCGGATGCTCACGCTGACGCTGCGGAGCCTGGAGCGGGACGGGCTGGTGAGCCGGAGCGTCACGCCGACCTCGCCACCCCGCGTGGACTACACGCTCACTGCGGTCGGCGAGACCCTCCAGCCGCCGGTGCACGCCCTCATCGAGTGGGCGCAGGTGCACCGCGACTACGTGAGCAAGTCCCGGGAGCACTACGACATCGCCGAGCGGGGCGGCCAGGCGCTATAG
- a CDS encoding AAA family ATPase, whose product MMRVSVVGNSGSGKTTLGRALAARLGVPHVELDGIYHQADWQPLPTEEFRALVDAATAAGGWVVDGNYSAVRDLVWARADTVVVLDPPRRTVMRQVILRTLRRVALRVELWNGNREQWRNLFARDPQESVVVWAWRRHSVYRERYLAMAADPMWRHLTFVRIRSRADARRLLDAGNAAAGL is encoded by the coding sequence ATGATGCGCGTATCGGTGGTTGGCAACTCCGGCTCCGGCAAGACGACGCTGGGCCGTGCGCTCGCGGCCCGGCTCGGCGTTCCCCATGTCGAACTCGACGGCATCTATCACCAGGCCGATTGGCAGCCGCTTCCCACGGAGGAGTTTCGCGCGCTCGTCGACGCGGCCACCGCGGCCGGTGGCTGGGTCGTGGACGGCAACTACTCGGCGGTCCGGGACCTGGTGTGGGCACGGGCCGACACGGTGGTCGTGCTCGATCCGCCTCGGCGTACGGTGATGCGCCAGGTCATCCTGCGTACGCTGCGCCGGGTCGCGCTCCGGGTCGAGCTGTGGAACGGCAACCGTGAGCAGTGGCGCAACCTTTTCGCCCGGGACCCGCAGGAGTCGGTCGTCGTGTGGGCCTGGCGCCGGCACTCGGTCTACCGGGAGCGGTATCTGGCCATGGCGGCGGACCCGATGTGGCGGCACCTGACGTTCGTGCGCATCCGGTCCCGCGCGGACGCCCGCCGGTTGCTCGACGCCGGAAACGCCGCGGCGGGTCTATAG
- a CDS encoding inositol monophosphatase family protein — protein MSDDLDLAVGAAVDGARLAMGYFARITEVHREEKPDGSLVTEADRAVEAVIRRVLGAARPGDAILGEEEGQHGDGGRRWIIDPIDGTVGFAEGGDRWLVLVALEVDGEVVVGVAAAPAQRRIWWAEAGAGAFVADLTDAGPDRERRISVTGQPPAGVPASRFAVVPGPAALPQDRWLVARLSAVTAPRPWAAHPALLVAGGELDLAVQTRARYGTSRPRR, from the coding sequence ATGTCCGACGATCTTGATTTGGCGGTCGGTGCCGCGGTGGACGGCGCCCGGTTGGCGATGGGGTACTTCGCGCGGATCACGGAGGTGCACCGCGAGGAGAAGCCGGACGGCAGCCTTGTGACCGAGGCCGACCGCGCGGTGGAGGCGGTCATCCGGCGGGTGCTGGGGGCGGCCCGGCCCGGCGACGCGATCCTCGGCGAGGAGGAAGGCCAGCACGGCGACGGGGGCCGGCGCTGGATCATCGACCCGATCGACGGAACCGTGGGCTTCGCCGAGGGCGGCGACCGCTGGCTGGTCCTCGTCGCGCTGGAGGTCGACGGCGAGGTGGTGGTCGGCGTGGCGGCCGCCCCGGCGCAGCGGCGGATCTGGTGGGCCGAAGCGGGAGCGGGCGCGTTCGTCGCCGACCTCACCGATGCCGGCCCCGATCGCGAACGGCGCATCTCCGTCACCGGCCAGCCACCGGCCGGCGTACCGGCCAGCCGCTTCGCCGTGGTACCGGGACCGGCCGCGCTGCCGCAGGACCGCTGGCTCGTCGCCCGGCTGTCGGCGGTGACCGCCCCGCGGCCCTGGGCGGCGCACCCCGCCCTGCTGGTCGCCGGCGGCGAGCTGGACCTCGCGGTGCAGACCCGGGCCAGGTATGGGACTTCGCGGCCACGTCGCTGA
- a CDS encoding RraA family protein encodes MAQLTADDLATIRRLAATVDTTALCDVAKDVKVMSPALRCRSANPMVCGPALTVRCRDDFLGVIQAVEQASPGQVVVVDGGGRETALAGELFARAALAKALAGIIVDGGYRDLRFVAACELPVYSRHVTPMAGTTVRPARVGETVSCGGVRVSAGDIVIADHNGIVVLDPATAIASLGAAAELMAAEARVAERLAAGAGLGDCLNVAEHAERLARGEPSTLRFTV; translated from the coding sequence GTGGCGCAGCTGACAGCAGATGACCTGGCAACGATCCGGCGGCTCGCCGCGACGGTCGACACCACCGCCCTGTGCGACGTGGCGAAGGACGTCAAGGTGATGTCGCCGGCGTTGCGGTGCCGGTCGGCCAACCCGATGGTGTGCGGGCCGGCGTTGACGGTGCGCTGCCGGGACGACTTCCTCGGCGTGATCCAGGCCGTCGAGCAGGCGTCGCCCGGCCAGGTCGTGGTGGTCGACGGCGGCGGCCGGGAGACCGCGCTGGCCGGCGAGCTGTTCGCCCGCGCCGCGCTCGCGAAGGCGTTGGCCGGCATCATCGTGGACGGCGGGTACCGGGACCTGCGGTTCGTCGCCGCGTGCGAGCTGCCGGTCTACAGCCGGCACGTCACCCCGATGGCCGGTACGACCGTACGCCCGGCCCGGGTCGGTGAAACGGTCAGCTGCGGCGGCGTCCGGGTCAGTGCCGGTGACATCGTGATCGCCGATCACAACGGCATCGTGGTGCTCGACCCGGCCACCGCGATCGCGTCGCTCGGCGCCGCCGCGGAGCTGATGGCGGCCGAGGCCCGGGTCGCCGAGCGGCTGGCCGCGGGCGCCGGCCTCGGCGACTGCCTCAACGTCGCCGAGCACGCGGAGCGGCTGGCCCGCGGCGAGCCGTCGACACTGCGGTTCACCGTCTGA
- a CDS encoding DNRLRE domain-containing protein, producing MRTARGIAAPVALVLAATVLVVPGRAKAAPAAPSTADGPVVSARADEQAALSAARMTGKKVQIADRTSETATFWALPSGAIEAEVYAAPVRVRDAGGWRPVDLTLVRQADGSVAATAHPAGLRLSGKAGAGRHDLVQVGTGDRAATMSWSGPLPEPVLDGAKATYPRVRPGVDLVVEATRTGFAQFLVVHDSAAVAQVRSVPLSLSSKGLRFEPDGRGGFALKDRRSGARVGASPAPLMWDAQRRVGSGEPVRVAAVKARATARSGRTDLLLTPDVAWLTNPATRYPVTIDPSVVLSAGFDTFVQSDVTDDRSGQGILKFGTQDGGTVVSRSFLTFPGLDWLWGKQVQSATLRLWNELSTSCTAAEWQAWRVGPVTNAVRWSAQPAWLAQVGASTETKGFSAACADGWVGVPVTGALQHLAAGGTDGTAYLGLRATSETDSNGWKRFDSTEAGNPPHIQLTYHTAPSVNAVATNPWAPCVTGSARPYLSSATPRLRAQVSDPDASPVQAKFEWWAVGGSAAIGSATTAAGPSGSWRVVDVPSAVLANNGSYQWRAQGYDGAAWGAWSGWCEFTVDTTVPASMPTVTSTDYPEAPPAPAGGAHTAGTFTLGAAGVTDVAAYLYGLDVNPPTKRIAPAALGGSVDVSVTPKTDGPHVLYVRSRDRAGNLSPVRAYAFLVGPGGIVTPVEGDVTAAKVNLTVQGHPTSTGVRYQWRRAETDTWVNIPLANVTYTVGGGAVASWPVASTGAGAYPAITWDVAATLAAADAASVARDGPLYLRAVFAGLTATNAVEITFDQNLATADTTPLGPGAANLITGNYTVNQSDVQVGGLSVGRTFNTRQAGRSDAMFGPGWASGITVGEAAAPYTQLNAYGSLVQVGLPDDTTIGFTQQATTGTGATFHVQNGTSGLSLVYTTSGDSYTLTDRDGNVVTFTRQATDPAGQYMPTSATPPGSGSATTYSWEQATVGGQTVTRPTRVLAPVPAGVTCGTTLVKGCRALTFTYATTTTATGVAEAAWGDYAGRVKEVSFVAWDPDLATPAMRTVVLARYAYDNAGKLRASWDPRLDWLDGATTRHLWQRYAYDADGILTTITPAGQEPWQLTYTTLPTDAGKGRLHKVTRSALSAGTAVNTVVYQVPISGSGSAYDLSAGQTARWGQTAPPVDATAVYPATQVPSGNPATGTLPSSYERASLTYLNANGRTVNSVAPGGHVSSTWYDEYGDVVRELSPANRARALDSSASDSASAEATLAEALSEVLAYSADGVRLLDTFGPEHDVALPDGSAVRGRTHTAYTYDEGLPAGQTPPNLVTTTTTTVQYGDGLNTDARTTKTEYSWALRQPTVEIVDPSGLNLRTRTSYDGAGVITAHTTPAGGAVDTTPATRVVVYYTTAANATYPECGNHAEWAGSLCRAHPGGQPGSGPELLATVTTYDMYGQPRVQTEKTSAGVQRTTTVVYDSAGRQYETVVTTASGLGEPLERRRNVYDASTGLLTRTQTVNAGNVVTAQVIRAYDTLGRVVSYTDADGNVSTTTYDVMSRTATTNDGKATQTYTYDGGSERRGLPTQIVDSQAGTFTAQYDADGRTASQSWPNGVSATVDSDETGATVSIGYVYAGCGSADCTLYYESAANSVHGQARVRTSTLSAQKLGYDQAGRLTSIGDAVGSAACVTRAYTYSTASNRTGLTTYGPDAGGGCQTTTSSSTTTWTYDTADRLITAGTSYDALGRTTTIAASDTTSGAAATTVAYYADDTVRQLTQGSAQTSYTADVINKRIRNAAAGGTTAVKTFHYSGDTDNPVWTDEDGWYSRIVPGFSSVSGVYSSAASQVAWKITNLHGDLVATILDPAAGIAAVHEPDEHGLSRSGATLDQRYGYLGAALRPADNPGGLITMGARLYNPDSGRFLSTDPVYAGNANPYDYCVGDSVNCADPDGQRRKKCYIWGCKLLFNKSETRFIDYWLHDWVLESWVVHGSIAAAVLFAAKRLVPAALVALLGPYLAIVAAVLGAWLWWVGSQASRARDLGRCLQISYVWGTGIAGGVPGTYRDGCK from the coding sequence GTGCGCACCGCGCGCGGGATAGCGGCGCCGGTGGCGCTGGTCCTCGCGGCGACCGTGCTGGTGGTGCCGGGCCGGGCGAAAGCGGCTCCGGCGGCACCGTCCACAGCCGATGGTCCCGTCGTGTCGGCCCGCGCGGACGAGCAGGCCGCGCTGAGCGCGGCCCGGATGACCGGCAAGAAGGTGCAGATCGCGGACCGGACGAGCGAGACCGCGACGTTCTGGGCGTTGCCCTCCGGCGCGATCGAGGCGGAGGTGTACGCGGCACCGGTGCGGGTCCGGGACGCCGGCGGCTGGCGGCCGGTCGACCTGACCCTGGTACGTCAGGCCGACGGGTCGGTGGCCGCGACCGCCCATCCCGCAGGGCTGCGCCTGTCCGGCAAGGCCGGCGCCGGCCGCCACGACCTCGTCCAGGTCGGTACGGGGGACCGGGCGGCCACGATGAGCTGGTCCGGTCCGTTGCCCGAACCCGTTCTGGACGGCGCCAAGGCGACCTACCCGCGGGTGCGCCCCGGCGTCGACCTGGTGGTCGAGGCGACCCGCACCGGGTTCGCGCAGTTCCTGGTCGTGCACGACAGCGCCGCGGTCGCCCAGGTCCGGTCGGTCCCGCTGTCCCTGTCGAGCAAGGGGCTACGGTTCGAGCCGGACGGCCGCGGCGGCTTCGCCCTCAAGGACCGCCGCAGCGGCGCCCGGGTGGGTGCCTCGCCCGCACCCCTGATGTGGGACGCGCAGCGGCGGGTGGGCTCCGGCGAGCCGGTCCGGGTGGCCGCGGTCAAGGCGCGCGCCACCGCCCGGTCCGGGCGCACCGACCTGCTCCTCACGCCGGACGTGGCGTGGCTGACCAACCCGGCCACCCGGTACCCGGTCACCATCGACCCGTCCGTCGTGCTGTCCGCGGGCTTCGACACGTTCGTGCAGTCCGATGTCACGGACGACAGGTCGGGGCAGGGCATCCTGAAGTTCGGCACGCAGGACGGCGGGACGGTCGTGTCCCGGTCGTTCCTGACGTTCCCGGGCCTGGACTGGCTGTGGGGCAAGCAGGTGCAGTCGGCGACGCTGCGGCTGTGGAACGAGCTGTCCACCTCGTGCACCGCGGCGGAGTGGCAGGCGTGGCGGGTCGGCCCGGTCACGAACGCGGTGCGCTGGAGCGCCCAGCCGGCGTGGCTGGCACAGGTCGGCGCCTCCACCGAGACCAAGGGGTTCAGCGCCGCGTGCGCCGACGGATGGGTGGGCGTGCCGGTCACCGGCGCCCTGCAGCACCTGGCGGCGGGCGGCACGGACGGCACGGCGTACCTCGGCCTGCGGGCGACCTCGGAGACCGACAGCAACGGCTGGAAGCGGTTCGACTCGACCGAGGCGGGCAACCCGCCGCACATCCAGCTCACGTACCACACCGCCCCGTCGGTCAACGCCGTGGCGACCAACCCGTGGGCCCCGTGCGTGACCGGCTCCGCCCGCCCGTACCTCAGCTCGGCGACGCCGCGGCTGCGCGCCCAGGTCTCCGACCCCGACGCGTCGCCCGTGCAGGCGAAGTTCGAGTGGTGGGCGGTCGGCGGTTCGGCCGCGATCGGCTCGGCGACCACCGCGGCGGGCCCGTCCGGCTCGTGGCGCGTCGTGGACGTCCCCTCCGCCGTCCTGGCCAACAACGGCAGCTACCAGTGGCGGGCGCAGGGCTACGACGGCGCGGCCTGGGGCGCCTGGTCCGGCTGGTGCGAGTTCACCGTGGACACCACCGTGCCCGCCAGCATGCCCACCGTGACGTCCACCGACTACCCGGAGGCACCGCCGGCACCGGCCGGTGGCGCGCACACCGCCGGCACGTTCACCCTCGGCGCCGCGGGCGTCACCGACGTCGCCGCCTACCTGTACGGCCTGGACGTGAACCCGCCGACCAAGCGGATCGCCCCGGCGGCACTCGGCGGCAGCGTCGACGTGAGCGTCACCCCGAAAACCGACGGCCCGCACGTGCTCTACGTCCGCTCCCGGGACCGGGCCGGCAACCTCTCACCGGTACGCGCGTACGCGTTCCTGGTCGGCCCCGGCGGCATCGTCACGCCGGTCGAGGGCGACGTCACCGCCGCCAAGGTCAACCTCACCGTCCAGGGCCACCCGACCTCCACCGGCGTGCGGTACCAATGGCGCCGCGCGGAGACCGACACCTGGGTCAACATCCCCTTGGCGAACGTGACGTACACCGTCGGCGGCGGCGCGGTGGCCAGCTGGCCGGTCGCGTCGACCGGCGCGGGCGCCTACCCGGCGATCACCTGGGACGTCGCGGCCACACTGGCCGCCGCGGACGCCGCGTCGGTGGCCCGCGACGGACCGCTGTACCTGCGCGCGGTGTTCGCCGGCCTGACCGCCACCAACGCCGTCGAGATCACCTTCGACCAGAATCTCGCGACGGCGGACACCACGCCCCTCGGCCCCGGCGCGGCGAACCTGATCACCGGCAACTACACCGTCAACCAGAGCGACGTGCAGGTGGGCGGGCTGTCGGTGGGCCGCACGTTCAACACCCGCCAGGCGGGGCGGTCCGACGCGATGTTCGGCCCGGGTTGGGCCTCCGGCATCACTGTCGGCGAGGCGGCCGCGCCCTACACCCAGCTGAACGCCTACGGGAGCCTCGTGCAGGTGGGGTTGCCGGACGACACGACGATCGGGTTCACCCAGCAGGCCACGACGGGCACCGGTGCGACGTTCCATGTGCAGAACGGCACCTCGGGGCTGTCCCTGGTCTACACGACGAGCGGTGACTCGTACACGCTGACCGACCGCGACGGGAACGTCGTGACGTTCACCCGGCAGGCGACGGACCCGGCGGGGCAGTACATGCCGACGTCCGCGACGCCGCCGGGCTCGGGCAGCGCGACCACGTACTCGTGGGAGCAGGCCACGGTCGGCGGGCAGACCGTCACCCGGCCGACCCGCGTCCTGGCGCCCGTACCCGCCGGTGTCACCTGCGGGACCACGCTGGTCAAGGGGTGCCGCGCCCTGACGTTCACGTATGCGACGACCACGACGGCGACCGGCGTGGCCGAGGCCGCGTGGGGTGACTACGCCGGCCGGGTCAAGGAGGTCTCGTTCGTCGCGTGGGACCCCGACCTGGCCACCCCGGCGATGCGCACCGTCGTGCTGGCGCGCTACGCCTACGACAACGCGGGCAAGCTGCGGGCCTCCTGGGACCCGCGGCTGGACTGGCTCGACGGGGCCACGACGCGCCACCTGTGGCAACGGTACGCCTACGACGCCGACGGCATCCTGACGACCATCACCCCGGCCGGCCAGGAGCCGTGGCAGCTGACGTACACGACCCTGCCCACCGACGCGGGCAAGGGCCGGTTGCACAAGGTCACCCGGTCCGCGCTCAGCGCCGGCACCGCGGTCAACACCGTCGTCTATCAGGTGCCGATCTCGGGTAGCGGCTCGGCCTACGACCTGTCCGCGGGCCAGACGGCGCGCTGGGGACAGACCGCCCCACCGGTGGACGCCACCGCGGTCTACCCGGCCACCCAGGTGCCCAGCGGCAATCCGGCGACCGGCACGCTGCCGTCCTCGTACGAGCGGGCCAGCCTCACCTACCTGAACGCCAACGGCCGCACCGTCAACTCGGTCGCGCCCGGCGGCCATGTCAGCTCCACGTGGTACGACGAGTACGGCGACGTCGTGCGCGAGCTGTCCCCGGCCAACCGGGCCCGCGCGCTCGACAGCTCCGCCTCGGACAGCGCATCGGCCGAGGCGACCCTCGCCGAGGCCCTGTCCGAGGTGCTGGCCTACTCCGCCGACGGTGTCCGGCTCCTCGACACGTTCGGCCCGGAGCACGACGTCGCGCTCCCCGACGGCTCGGCCGTGCGTGGCCGTACCCACACCGCGTACACATACGACGAAGGGCTGCCGGCTGGCCAGACGCCGCCGAATCTGGTCACCACGACGACCACCACGGTCCAGTACGGCGACGGCCTCAACACCGATGCCCGGACCACGAAGACGGAGTACTCCTGGGCGCTGCGTCAGCCCACGGTGGAGATCGTGGATCCGAGCGGTCTCAACCTCCGTACCAGGACGTCGTACGACGGCGCGGGCGTGATTACCGCCCACACCACCCCGGCCGGCGGCGCCGTCGACACCACTCCCGCGACTCGCGTGGTCGTCTACTACACGACGGCCGCCAACGCCACCTACCCGGAGTGCGGCAACCACGCCGAATGGGCCGGCTCCCTGTGCCGCGCCCACCCGGGCGGGCAGCCGGGCAGTGGGCCGGAACTGCTCGCGACGGTCACCACCTACGACATGTACGGCCAGCCACGCGTGCAGACCGAGAAGACCAGCGCCGGCGTGCAGCGGACCACGACGGTCGTCTACGACTCGGCCGGCCGGCAGTACGAGACCGTGGTGACCACCGCGAGCGGGCTCGGCGAACCGCTGGAACGGCGACGCAACGTCTACGACGCCAGCACCGGGTTACTGACCAGAACGCAGACCGTGAACGCCGGCAACGTCGTCACCGCCCAGGTGATCCGCGCCTACGACACGCTCGGACGTGTCGTGTCCTACACCGACGCCGACGGCAACGTCTCCACGACGACGTATGACGTGATGTCGAGGACGGCGACCACGAACGACGGCAAGGCGACCCAGACGTACACGTATGACGGGGGATCGGAGCGGCGTGGCCTGCCGACGCAGATCGTCGACAGCCAGGCTGGCACCTTCACCGCGCAGTACGACGCCGATGGCAGGACGGCGAGCCAGTCCTGGCCGAACGGTGTCTCCGCCACTGTGGACAGCGACGAGACGGGCGCCACTGTCAGCATCGGTTACGTCTACGCCGGCTGCGGCAGCGCCGACTGCACGCTCTACTACGAGAGCGCGGCCAACAGCGTGCACGGCCAGGCGCGGGTCCGCACGTCCACCCTGTCCGCGCAGAAGTTGGGATACGACCAGGCGGGTCGCCTGACCTCCATCGGGGACGCCGTCGGGAGTGCCGCGTGTGTCACCCGCGCGTACACCTACAGCACAGCCTCCAACCGCACCGGACTGACCACCTACGGCCCGGACGCGGGCGGCGGTTGCCAAACGACCACATCCTCATCCACCACGACCTGGACATACGACACCGCCGACCGCCTCATCACCGCGGGCACCTCCTACGACGCCCTCGGGCGCACCACGACCATCGCCGCCAGCGACACCACCTCCGGTGCCGCGGCCACCACCGTCGCGTACTACGCCGATGACACGGTTCGCCAGCTGACGCAAGGCTCAGCGCAGACGTCGTACACGGCGGACGTCATCAACAAACGCATCCGGAACGCCGCCGCCGGCGGTACGACGGCGGTGAAGACGTTCCACTACTCCGGTGATACCGACAACCCGGTCTGGACGGACGAGGACGGTTGGTACAGCCGGATCGTGCCCGGCTTCTCGTCGGTGAGCGGCGTCTACAGCAGCGCGGCGAGCCAGGTTGCGTGGAAGATCACAAACCTGCACGGCGACCTGGTAGCGACAATTCTCGACCCGGCTGCCGGTATCGCCGCGGTTCACGAGCCGGACGAGCACGGCCTGTCCCGCTCCGGCGCGACACTGGATCAACGGTACGGATACCTGGGCGCGGCCCTGCGCCCGGCCGACAACCCCGGCGGGCTAATCACCATGGGCGCCCGGCTGTACAACCCCGACAGCGGCCGCTTCCTATCCACTGACCCGGTATATGCAGGAAACGCCAACCCTTACGACTACTGTGTGGGCGATTCCGTCAACTGCGCGGACCCGGATGGCCAGCGACGGAAGAAATGCTACATCTGGGGATGCAAGCTGCTCTTCAACAAGTCTGAAACGCGGTTCATAGACTATTGGTTGCATGACTGGGTGCTGGAGAGCTGGGTGGTTCACGGTTCGATAGCGGCGGCAGTCCTATTCGCGGCAAAGCGGCTTGTGCCGGCGGCGTTGGTGGCTCTGCTCGGACCGTACCTGGCAATCGTGGCGGCCGTTCTGGGTGCCTGGCTCTGGTGGGTGGGAAGTCAGGCGAGTCGGGCACGCGACCTTGGCAGATGTCTCCAGATCAGTTACGTGTGGGGAACGGGTATAGCGGGTGGCGTACCGGGGACATATCGTGATGGCTGTAAGTGA